A stretch of the Mycolicibacterium celeriflavum genome encodes the following:
- a CDS encoding glycosyltransferase, with protein sequence MSEIPSGALDAGESKAVSLLTRVILPRPGEPHDVRKLYIEEADTNAKRAHAPTRTALEIGTESQVSFATYFNAFPASYWRRWSTLQTVVLRVELTGSARVDVYRSKATGARITVGGAPVASESDGARAAGSNVGPASVEFEIDLGPFEDGGWIWFDIATDAASTLHHAGWYAPVPAPGRANIAVGIPTFNRPADCVNALAALTSDPLVDEVIGAVIVTDQGANKAKDHPGFDEAAAALGNRLSVHNQPNLGGSGGYSRVMYEALKNTDCEQILFMDDDIRIEPDSILRALAMNRFAKSPTLVGGQMLNLQEPSHLHVMGEMVDSENFMWTNAVNTEYDHNFAKFRLSDEDSPRSRLLHRRIDVDYNGWWMCMIPRQVAEELGQPLPLFIKWDDADYGLRAGEHGYPTVTLPGAAIWHMAWSDKDDAIDWQAYFHLRNRLVVAALHWDGNISGLIASHLKATLKHLLCLEYSTVAIQNRAMDDFLAGPEHIFSILESALPEVRKMRQEYPDAVVLSSAAELPTPSDKRWRKKVNIPTNALAISWRLSRGVIHQLKAADPEHHRRPQINVATQDARWFSLCRVDGVTVTTADGRGVVYRQRDREKMFELLRESLKRQARLARKFNRMRKVYREALSTLSSKQKWETVLLESSAHE encoded by the coding sequence ATGAGCGAGATACCGTCCGGCGCGCTCGACGCCGGCGAATCCAAGGCGGTCAGCCTGCTGACGCGCGTCATCCTGCCGCGTCCCGGCGAACCGCATGACGTCCGCAAGCTCTATATCGAGGAAGCCGACACCAACGCCAAACGCGCGCACGCGCCGACACGCACCGCGCTCGAGATCGGCACCGAATCCCAGGTGTCGTTCGCCACCTACTTCAACGCCTTCCCCGCCAGCTACTGGCGGCGCTGGTCCACACTGCAGACGGTGGTGCTGCGCGTCGAGCTGACCGGCAGCGCGCGCGTCGACGTCTACCGATCCAAGGCCACCGGGGCGCGCATCACCGTCGGCGGCGCGCCGGTCGCCAGCGAGAGTGACGGAGCCCGCGCCGCTGGATCAAATGTCGGCCCCGCCTCCGTCGAGTTCGAGATCGACCTCGGCCCGTTCGAGGACGGCGGCTGGATCTGGTTCGACATCGCCACCGACGCCGCGTCGACGTTGCATCACGCCGGTTGGTACGCGCCGGTGCCCGCACCGGGCCGGGCCAACATCGCGGTCGGCATCCCGACCTTCAACCGTCCGGCGGACTGTGTCAACGCGCTGGCCGCGCTCACTTCGGATCCGTTGGTGGACGAGGTGATCGGCGCGGTGATCGTGACCGATCAGGGCGCGAACAAGGCGAAGGATCATCCCGGTTTCGACGAGGCCGCGGCCGCACTCGGCAACCGGCTGTCCGTGCACAACCAGCCCAACCTCGGCGGTTCCGGCGGCTACAGCCGGGTGATGTACGAGGCGCTGAAAAACACCGACTGCGAACAGATCCTCTTCATGGACGACGACATCCGCATCGAGCCGGACTCGATCCTGCGGGCGCTGGCGATGAACCGGTTTGCGAAGTCGCCGACCCTGGTCGGCGGCCAGATGCTCAACCTGCAGGAACCCTCACACCTGCACGTGATGGGCGAGATGGTCGATTCCGAGAACTTCATGTGGACCAACGCGGTCAACACCGAGTACGACCACAACTTCGCGAAATTCCGACTCAGCGACGAGGATTCGCCGCGCAGCAGGCTGTTGCACCGGCGCATCGACGTCGATTACAACGGCTGGTGGATGTGCATGATCCCGCGCCAGGTCGCAGAGGAACTCGGTCAGCCGCTGCCGTTGTTCATCAAGTGGGACGACGCCGACTACGGCCTGCGTGCCGGCGAGCACGGCTACCCGACCGTCACGCTGCCCGGGGCCGCCATCTGGCACATGGCGTGGAGCGACAAGGACGACGCGATCGACTGGCAGGCGTACTTCCACCTGCGCAACCGGCTGGTCGTGGCGGCGCTGCACTGGGACGGCAACATCAGCGGGCTGATCGCGAGCCATCTGAAGGCGACCCTCAAACACCTTCTGTGCCTTGAGTATTCGACGGTCGCCATTCAGAACAGGGCGATGGACGACTTCTTGGCCGGACCCGAGCACATCTTCTCGATCCTGGAGTCCGCGCTGCCCGAGGTGCGCAAGATGCGCCAGGAGTACCCCGACGCGGTGGTGCTGTCCAGCGCCGCCGAGCTGCCGACACCATCGGACAAGCGGTGGCGCAAGAAGGTGAACATCCCCACGAACGCGCTGGCGATCTCGTGGCGGCTGTCCCGCGGCGTCATCCACCAGCTGAAGGCCGCCGACCCCGAGCACCATCGCCGCCCGCAGATCAACGTCGCCACCCAGGACGCCCGCTGGTTCTCGCTGTGCAGGGTCGACGGTGTCACGGTGACGACCGCGGACGGTCGCGGTGTGGTGTACCGCCAGCGCGACCGCGAGAAGATGTTCGAGTTGCTGCGGGAGTCGCTGAAGCGCCAGGCGCGCCTCGCGCGCAAGTTCAACCGGATGCGCAAGGTCTACCGCGAGGCGCTGTCGACGTTGTCGAGCAAGCAGAAGTGGGAGACGGTCTTACTGGAGTCGTCTGCACATGAATGA
- a CDS encoding phosphatase PAP2 family protein — protein sequence MNDRPRGEEAALVAVQSALADRPGILSGARALSHFGEHSLGWLGIALLGAVFQADRRRAWLAAGAGAFVAHAAAVVIKRVVRRERPHHPAVTVNVGTPSRLSFPSAHATSTTAASLLMARTTGLPLPALLVPPMALSRLVLGVHYPSDVLTGVAVGAAVAKVVGTVADRAERIP from the coding sequence ATGAATGACAGGCCGCGCGGGGAGGAAGCCGCGCTGGTCGCCGTGCAGTCCGCGCTGGCCGACCGGCCGGGGATCCTTTCGGGTGCGCGCGCGTTGTCGCATTTCGGCGAGCACAGCCTCGGCTGGCTGGGAATTGCCCTGCTGGGAGCGGTCTTTCAGGCCGACCGCCGGCGCGCCTGGCTGGCCGCGGGGGCGGGCGCATTCGTCGCGCACGCCGCTGCGGTCGTGATCAAGCGGGTGGTGCGTCGGGAGCGTCCGCACCACCCGGCGGTCACGGTCAACGTCGGAACCCCGAGCCGGCTGAGCTTCCCGTCGGCCCACGCCACGTCCACCACCGCAGCGTCGCTCCTGATGGCCAGGACCACGGGGCTGCCGCTGCCGGCACTGCTGGTGCCCCCGATGGCGTTGTCGCGGTTGGTGCTCGGCGTGCACTACCCCAGCGATGTGCTGACCGGCGTCGCGGTCGGGGCGGCCGTCGCCAAGGTGGTCGGCACGGTCGCCGACCGCGCCGAGAGGATCCCATGA
- a CDS encoding decaprenyl-phosphate phosphoribosyltransferase, with product MSQQPAPVNEPPRNAATGLIKAIRPRQWVKNLLVLAAPIAALGGDVDYDYREVAVKILIAFVAFSLGASSIYLVNDARDVEADRQHPTKRFRPIAAGVVPEWLAYCAAVVLAAAALGISVLASTNLTVVIAVYIAMQLAYCFGLKHQAVLDICIVSSAYLIRAIAGGAAASIPLSQWFLLVMTFGSLFMVAGKRYAELQLAERTGAKIRKSLESYTASYLRFVWTLSATAMVLCYGLWAFERDGTTASWYAVTIIPITIAILRYAVDVDGGLAGEPEEIALKDRVLQLLLLAWIGTIGAAVLLG from the coding sequence ATGAGTCAACAACCGGCACCGGTCAACGAGCCACCGCGAAACGCCGCGACGGGTCTGATCAAGGCGATCCGGCCGCGGCAGTGGGTGAAGAACCTGCTCGTCCTCGCCGCGCCCATAGCCGCCCTCGGCGGAGATGTGGATTACGACTATCGCGAGGTCGCGGTCAAGATCCTGATCGCCTTCGTGGCGTTCTCGCTGGGTGCCTCGTCGATCTATCTGGTCAACGACGCGCGCGACGTCGAGGCCGACCGCCAGCATCCGACGAAGCGGTTCCGGCCGATTGCGGCGGGTGTCGTCCCGGAATGGTTGGCCTACTGCGCCGCGGTGGTGTTGGCCGCTGCGGCACTTGGCATCTCGGTGCTCGCCTCGACGAACCTGACCGTGGTGATCGCGGTCTACATCGCGATGCAGCTGGCCTACTGCTTCGGGCTCAAACACCAGGCGGTGCTCGACATCTGCATCGTCTCCTCGGCGTATCTGATCCGCGCCATCGCGGGCGGCGCGGCGGCGAGCATCCCGCTCTCGCAATGGTTCCTGTTGGTGATGACCTTCGGCTCGCTGTTCATGGTGGCCGGAAAGCGTTACGCCGAACTGCAACTCGCCGAACGCACGGGCGCCAAGATCCGCAAGTCCCTGGAGAGTTACACGGCGTCCTACCTGCGCTTCGTGTGGACGTTGTCGGCCACCGCGATGGTTCTCTGCTATGGACTGTGGGCCTTCGAACGTGACGGCACCACCGCGTCCTGGTACGCAGTCACGATCATCCCGATCACCATCGCGATCCTGCGCTACGCGGTCGACGTCGACGGCGGGTTGGCCGGGGAGCCCGAGGAGATCGCGTTGAAGGACCGGGTACTGCAGCTGTTGCTGCTGGCGTGGATCGGGACCATCGGTGCCGCCGTCCTCCTCGGCTGA
- the zomB gene encoding flagellar motor control protein ZomB, with protein sequence MPPSSSAEKAAPPLAGRWADQLAHNLARWPAFRYDTTVRVSLWLSVLVVAALFGWGAWQRRWIADDGLIVLRTVRNLLAGNGPVFNAGERVEANTSTVWTYLVYLGALVGGSVRLEYVVFVLALVLSVLGVAFAMLGTGRLYAPSLQGRRALMLPAGVLVYIAVPPARDFATSGLENGLVLAYLGLLWWMMVCWSQGLRGVRAAPAPLTRGGAPVIRRHPVGAHTPSTPPRPASEIFDGALAFVAGLSVLVRPELALIGGLALVMMLIAARDWRRRTIILVAGGLLPVAYQIFRMGYYGLLFPGTALAKDATGSKWSQGFVYLANFNQPYLLWAPAILLAGLAGVVWVTRGRPRPGRGATAPGYGWLARMVQSPAAVVIFFLVSGLLQALYWIRQGGDFMHGRVLLTPLFCLLMPIAVIPVVLPDTTRMARGAGYLFVGATSVLWLAVAGWSLWAANSSGMGSDATRVTYSGIVDERRFYAQATGHAHPLTAADYLDYPRMRAVLEALDNTPDGALLLPSGNYDQWDVVPALPPPPDAPKDYRGPHTVFFTNLGMLGMNVGLDVRVIDQIGLANPLAAHTARLEDGRIGHDKNLFADWAIAEGPFLKEPPFIPSYIDEDWVKQAEAALKCPATEAMLTSVRSPMGPRRFLSNLVHAYQFTQYRINRVPLYELIRCGLPVPESTIDPYQGMPATGP encoded by the coding sequence GTGCCGCCGTCCTCCTCGGCTGAGAAGGCGGCCCCGCCCCTCGCGGGCCGATGGGCCGACCAGCTCGCACACAACCTGGCCCGCTGGCCCGCATTCCGGTACGACACCACGGTCCGGGTGAGCCTGTGGCTCAGCGTGCTGGTGGTCGCGGCGCTGTTCGGCTGGGGCGCCTGGCAACGGCGCTGGATCGCCGATGACGGCCTGATCGTGCTGCGGACGGTCCGAAACTTGTTGGCGGGCAACGGCCCGGTGTTCAACGCGGGCGAACGCGTGGAGGCCAACACCTCCACGGTGTGGACCTATCTGGTCTACCTCGGCGCGCTGGTGGGCGGCTCGGTACGGCTGGAGTACGTGGTGTTCGTGCTGGCGCTGGTGCTCAGCGTGCTGGGCGTGGCGTTCGCGATGCTGGGCACCGGCCGCCTGTACGCGCCGAGCCTGCAGGGCCGACGCGCGCTGATGCTGCCCGCAGGTGTACTGGTGTACATCGCCGTGCCGCCCGCCCGCGACTTCGCCACCTCCGGACTCGAAAACGGTTTGGTGCTGGCCTATCTGGGCCTGCTGTGGTGGATGATGGTGTGCTGGTCACAAGGACTCCGCGGCGTCCGCGCTGCCCCGGCGCCGCTCACCCGGGGCGGCGCGCCGGTGATCCGCCGACACCCCGTCGGTGCGCACACACCGTCGACACCGCCGCGGCCGGCGAGCGAAATTTTCGACGGTGCACTGGCTTTCGTCGCGGGACTGAGCGTGCTGGTGCGGCCGGAGTTGGCGCTGATCGGAGGGCTCGCCCTGGTGATGATGCTGATCGCGGCACGCGATTGGCGCCGCCGAACGATCATCCTCGTCGCGGGTGGGCTGCTTCCGGTGGCTTACCAGATCTTCCGAATGGGCTACTACGGGTTGCTGTTTCCCGGCACCGCGCTGGCCAAGGACGCCACGGGATCGAAGTGGTCGCAGGGCTTCGTCTACCTCGCCAACTTCAACCAGCCGTACCTGCTGTGGGCGCCGGCGATCCTGCTGGCCGGGCTGGCGGGGGTGGTGTGGGTGACCCGCGGCCGTCCCCGACCGGGCCGCGGCGCCACGGCGCCCGGCTACGGATGGTTGGCGCGAATGGTGCAGAGTCCCGCTGCGGTGGTGATCTTCTTCCTCGTCAGCGGCCTGCTGCAGGCGCTGTACTGGATCCGCCAGGGCGGCGACTTCATGCACGGCAGGGTGCTGCTGACCCCGTTGTTCTGCCTGTTGATGCCGATCGCGGTGATCCCCGTCGTACTGCCCGACACCACCCGAATGGCCCGGGGCGCAGGCTATTTGTTCGTCGGCGCCACCAGTGTGCTGTGGTTGGCGGTGGCGGGATGGTCGCTGTGGGCGGCCAATTCGAGCGGGATGGGCAGCGACGCCACCCGCGTCACGTACTCCGGCATCGTCGACGAGCGGCGGTTCTACGCTCAGGCAACCGGCCATGCGCACCCGCTGACCGCCGCGGATTATCTCGACTATCCACGAATGCGGGCGGTGCTCGAGGCGTTGGACAACACGCCGGACGGTGCGCTGCTGCTGCCGTCGGGCAACTACGACCAATGGGATGTGGTGCCCGCCCTACCGCCGCCGCCCGACGCGCCGAAGGACTACAGAGGGCCGCACACAGTCTTTTTCACCAACCTCGGCATGCTGGGCATGAACGTCGGATTGGACGTGCGGGTCATCGATCAGATCGGCCTCGCCAACCCGTTGGCTGCGCACACCGCGCGCCTCGAGGACGGCCGAATCGGACACGACAAGAACCTGTTTGCCGACTGGGCGATCGCCGAGGGACCGTTCCTCAAAGAGCCACCGTTCATTCCGAGTTACATCGACGAGGACTGGGTCAAACAGGCCGAGGCGGCGCTGAAGTGTCCGGCGACAGAGGCGATGCTGACGTCGGTGCGCAGCCCGATGGGTCCGCGGCGGTTCCTGTCGAACCTCGTGCACGCCTACCAGTTCACGCAGTATCGGATCAACCGCGTGCCGCTCTATGAACTCATCCGCTGCGGGCTGCCGGTACCGGAGTCCACGATCGACCCGTACCAGGGCATGCCGGCGACGGGTCCGTAA
- a CDS encoding esterase family protein, which produces MKFVGKIRGAWVRRLATAAMVAAVLPGLISAIGGSATAGAFSRPGLPVEYLMVPSAGMGRDIKVQFQNGGPNAPGVYLLDGLRARDDFNGWDIETAAFEWYLDSGLAVIMPVGGQSSFYSDWYKPACGKAGCSTYKWETFLTQELPAYLAANKGVNPNRNAAVGLSMAGSAALTLAIYYPQQFQYAASLSGFLNLSEGWWPMLVGLSMGDAGGYESEDMWGPSSDPAWKRNDPMVNIDKLVANGTRIWVFCGNGKPADINGSGVAAGDNFNAKFLESFTLRTNETFQEKYLAAGGKNGVFNFPQAGTHSWEYWGQQLNQMKPDIQRVLGATPQPTTPIATEASAQTPNPGN; this is translated from the coding sequence ATGAAGTTCGTTGGCAAGATCCGGGGTGCCTGGGTCCGCCGGCTGGCTACAGCGGCGATGGTTGCCGCGGTGCTGCCCGGTTTGATCAGCGCCATCGGAGGCTCGGCGACTGCGGGGGCTTTCTCTCGTCCGGGTCTGCCGGTCGAGTACCTCATGGTTCCGTCCGCCGGGATGGGCCGTGACATCAAAGTTCAGTTCCAGAACGGCGGTCCGAACGCACCGGGCGTGTATCTGCTCGACGGTCTTCGTGCGCGCGACGACTTCAACGGCTGGGACATCGAGACCGCGGCATTCGAGTGGTATCTGGATTCCGGCCTCGCGGTGATCATGCCGGTCGGTGGGCAGTCCAGCTTCTACAGCGACTGGTACAAGCCCGCCTGCGGTAAGGCCGGTTGCTCCACCTACAAGTGGGAGACGTTCCTGACCCAGGAACTGCCCGCGTACCTGGCGGCCAACAAGGGCGTGAACCCGAACCGCAACGCGGCCGTCGGGCTGTCGATGGCCGGATCCGCCGCGCTCACGCTGGCGATCTACTACCCGCAGCAGTTCCAGTACGCTGCTTCGCTCTCGGGCTTCCTGAACCTCTCCGAGGGTTGGTGGCCGATGCTGGTCGGTCTGTCGATGGGCGACGCGGGCGGCTACGAGTCCGAGGACATGTGGGGCCCGTCGAGCGATCCGGCGTGGAAGCGCAACGACCCGATGGTGAACATCGACAAGCTGGTCGCCAACGGCACCCGGATCTGGGTGTTCTGCGGTAACGGTAAGCCGGCCGACATCAACGGTAGCGGCGTTGCGGCAGGCGACAACTTCAACGCGAAGTTCCTGGAGAGCTTCACGCTGCGGACGAACGAGACGTTCCAGGAGAAGTACCTCGCCGCGGGCGGCAAGAACGGTGTGTTCAACTTCCCGCAGGCCGGTACCCACAGCTGGGAGTACTGGGGTCAGCAGCTGAACCAGATGAAGCCGGACATCCAGCGCGTGCTCGGCGCCACGCCGCAGCCGACGACTCCGATCGCGACTGAGGCCTCGGCGCAGACCCCGAACCCCGGGAACTGA
- a CDS encoding alpha/beta hydrolase-fold protein, protein MRGMFRTIMTVALAAGLWTAGTAMAPSANAQVEMLMVPSGAMGRDIPVAFQGGGPHAVVLLDAFNAAPDVSNWVTAGNAMNTLAGKGISVAAPAGGAWSMYTNWEADGSKQWETFLADELPNWLAANKGLAPSGHGIVGAAQGGYGAMAMATFHPDRYRYAGSLSGFLAPERTGVDGAITAGLAQYGGVETRNMWGLPQLGRWKWHSPNVHVQLLADNNTRLWVWSASAGGCTDPPAMIGYCDIAQGTNREFYQHYRAVGGHNGHFDFPPSGTHDWGSWSAQLAAMSGELAATIK, encoded by the coding sequence ATGCGTGGGATGTTCCGGACGATCATGACCGTCGCGCTCGCCGCCGGTCTGTGGACCGCCGGCACGGCGATGGCGCCGTCGGCGAACGCACAAGTAGAGATGCTCATGGTGCCCTCGGGCGCGATGGGACGCGACATCCCCGTCGCCTTCCAGGGCGGTGGCCCGCACGCGGTCGTGCTGCTCGACGCGTTCAACGCCGCCCCCGACGTGAGCAACTGGGTGACCGCGGGCAACGCGATGAACACGCTCGCCGGCAAGGGCATCTCGGTGGCCGCCCCCGCGGGCGGCGCGTGGAGCATGTACACCAACTGGGAGGCCGACGGCAGCAAGCAGTGGGAGACGTTCCTCGCCGACGAACTGCCGAACTGGCTGGCCGCCAACAAGGGGCTGGCCCCCTCGGGTCACGGCATCGTCGGTGCGGCGCAGGGCGGCTACGGCGCGATGGCGATGGCCACCTTCCACCCCGACCGCTACCGCTACGCAGGCTCGCTGTCCGGCTTCCTGGCCCCCGAGCGCACCGGCGTCGACGGCGCCATCACCGCCGGGCTGGCCCAGTACGGCGGCGTCGAGACCCGCAACATGTGGGGCCTGCCACAGCTGGGCCGGTGGAAGTGGCATTCGCCCAACGTCCATGTGCAGTTGCTGGCGGACAACAACACCCGGTTGTGGGTGTGGAGCGCGTCGGCCGGCGGTTGCACCGATCCGCCCGCGATGATCGGCTACTGCGACATCGCCCAGGGCACCAACCGCGAGTTCTACCAGCACTACCGCGCTGTCGGCGGCCACAACGGGCATTTCGACTTCCCGCCCAGCGGCACCCACGACTGGGGGTCCTGGAGCGCTCAGCTCGCCGCCATGAGCGGGGAACTGGCGGCGACGATCAAGTAG
- a CDS encoding DUF732 domain-containing protein: protein MQRSVRTSAAGTLLIASATAMLTGCSGDAVMGTMGMPTTESAPAHGTSQAQPGPPPAGGQSNALVVTDRQRAYLDALAAERVEPSSDLLALSIGSYVCQAHAAKHTDQEVWDAVLPMVRSDMDERVDAGTSGMASSSGDVHAATSDYIRIATDRLC from the coding sequence GTGCAACGCTCGGTACGGACGTCGGCGGCAGGGACGCTGCTGATCGCTTCGGCGACCGCGATGCTGACCGGATGCTCAGGTGACGCGGTGATGGGGACCATGGGCATGCCGACGACGGAGTCAGCGCCGGCCCACGGGACATCCCAAGCGCAGCCGGGGCCGCCGCCCGCAGGCGGTCAGTCCAACGCGCTGGTCGTCACCGACCGGCAGCGCGCGTACCTCGACGCGTTGGCCGCCGAGCGCGTCGAACCGTCCAGTGACCTGCTGGCGCTGAGCATCGGCTCCTACGTGTGTCAGGCCCACGCCGCCAAGCACACCGATCAGGAAGTGTGGGACGCCGTGTTGCCGATGGTGCGCAGCGATATGGATGAGCGGGTTGACGCAGGGACGTCGGGTATGGCGTCCTCGTCCGGCGACGTCCACGCCGCCACTTCCGACTACATTCGCATCGCAACCGACCGACTCTGCTAG
- the culp6 gene encoding carboxylesterase Culp6 has protein sequence MAKTNRRKRHRILALIAAGAMALVVVLLVVIVVVILRKPEEPPSAGPPSAVPPTGVSPTKKPRPEFQDASCPDVQMISVPGTWESSPQLDPFNPTQFPIALLLGVTNPIDEQFDENRLEVFTVPYTAQFHNPFSQDGQMSYNDSRTEGFNATVKAMTEMNERCPLTSYVIVGFSQGAVIAGDIASDIGNGRGPVDEDLVLGVTLIADGRRQVGVGRDVGPNPPGQGAEITLRDVPMLEGMGLAMTGPRPGGFGALNDRVNEICAPGDLICSAPPEAFNIFNLPKTIDILLGGAGQPIHAMYATTQFWNLDGASATQWTLNWAKGLIDNAPHPKHG, from the coding sequence ATGGCCAAGACCAATCGGCGGAAACGCCATCGCATCCTCGCGCTCATCGCAGCGGGCGCGATGGCGCTCGTGGTGGTGCTGCTCGTCGTCATCGTCGTGGTGATCCTGCGCAAACCCGAGGAGCCGCCGAGCGCCGGACCGCCGTCGGCGGTGCCCCCGACCGGCGTCAGCCCGACCAAGAAGCCGCGGCCGGAGTTCCAGGACGCCAGCTGTCCGGATGTGCAGATGATCTCGGTGCCCGGCACGTGGGAGTCCTCGCCGCAGCTCGATCCGTTCAACCCGACACAGTTTCCGATCGCGCTGCTGCTCGGTGTCACCAATCCGATCGACGAGCAGTTCGACGAGAACCGGCTCGAGGTGTTCACCGTCCCCTACACGGCGCAGTTCCACAATCCGTTCTCCCAGGACGGTCAGATGTCCTACAACGACAGCCGCACCGAGGGCTTCAACGCGACCGTCAAGGCCATGACGGAGATGAACGAGCGGTGCCCGTTGACGAGCTACGTCATCGTCGGCTTCTCCCAGGGCGCGGTGATCGCGGGGGATATCGCCAGCGACATCGGTAACGGGCGCGGGCCGGTCGACGAGGATCTGGTGCTCGGCGTGACGTTGATCGCCGACGGCCGTCGACAAGTAGGCGTCGGCCGCGACGTCGGGCCGAACCCGCCCGGGCAGGGCGCCGAGATCACGCTTCGCGATGTGCCGATGCTCGAGGGGATGGGGCTGGCGATGACCGGGCCCCGACCCGGCGGGTTCGGCGCGTTGAACGACCGCGTCAACGAGATCTGCGCTCCGGGCGACCTGATCTGCTCGGCGCCGCCGGAGGCATTCAACATCTTCAATCTGCCGAAGACCATCGACATCCTGCTCGGCGGTGCGGGACAACCGATTCACGCGATGTACGCGACGACGCAGTTCTGGAATCTCGACGGGGCTTCGGCCACACAGTGGACACTGAATTGGGCGAAGGGGTTGATCGATAACGCCCCGCACCCGAAACATGGCTGA
- the fadD32 gene encoding long-chain-fatty-acid--AMP ligase FadD32: MGFHNPFIKDGLIKFPDNGSLVKHVERWAKVRGDKVAYRFIDFSTERDGVARDLHWADFGARNRAVGARLQQVTQPGDRVAILCPQNLEYLVAFFGTLYSGRIAVPLFDPNEPGHVGRLHAVLDDCHPSAILTTTEAAEGVRKFFRTRPANQRPRVIAVDAVPDEVGATWEPVDVDEHTIAYLQYTSGSTRIPTGVQITHLNLATNVVQVIEALDGEEGDRGVSWLPFFHDMGLITVLLSPMLGHYITFMTPAAFVRRPGRWIREMARKEGDSGGTISVAPNFAFDHAAARGVPKDGEPPLDLSNIKCILNGSEPISAATVRRFNEAFGPFGFKPQAIKPSYGLAEATLFVSTTPMDAEPVIISVDRDELNAGRFVPVPDDSPKAVAQAGAGKVGLAEWAVIVDNDTATELPDGQIGEIWISGQNMGTGYWGKPDATAETFQNILKSRTNPSHAEGAADDATWVRTGDLGTYHDGELYITGRVKDLVIIDGRNHYPQDLEYSAQEATKALRTGFVAAFSVPANQLPDEVFENAHSGLKRDPNDTSEQLVIVGERAPGAHKLDMGPIADDIRAAIAVRHGVTVRDVLLTPAGAIPRTSSGKIGRRACRSAYLDGSLRSGKIANAFPDETD; this comes from the coding sequence ATGGGGTTCCATAACCCGTTCATCAAGGACGGACTGATCAAGTTTCCCGACAACGGGAGCCTGGTCAAACACGTCGAACGATGGGCGAAGGTGCGTGGAGACAAGGTCGCCTACCGGTTCATCGACTTCTCCACCGAGCGTGACGGAGTCGCGCGCGACCTGCACTGGGCCGACTTCGGCGCCCGGAACCGCGCCGTCGGCGCCCGCTTGCAGCAGGTCACCCAGCCCGGCGACCGGGTCGCGATCCTCTGCCCGCAGAATTTGGAATACCTCGTCGCATTCTTCGGCACTCTGTACTCGGGCCGCATCGCCGTGCCGCTGTTCGACCCGAACGAACCCGGCCACGTAGGCCGGCTGCACGCCGTGCTCGACGACTGCCACCCCTCGGCGATCCTGACCACCACCGAGGCGGCCGAGGGCGTGCGCAAGTTCTTCCGCACCCGCCCCGCCAACCAGCGCCCCCGCGTGATCGCCGTCGACGCGGTGCCCGACGAGGTCGGCGCCACCTGGGAGCCCGTCGACGTCGATGAGCACACCATCGCCTACCTGCAGTACACGTCGGGCTCGACGCGCATCCCGACCGGCGTGCAGATCACCCACCTCAACCTGGCCACCAACGTGGTGCAGGTGATCGAGGCGCTCGACGGCGAGGAAGGCGACCGGGGGGTGTCCTGGCTGCCGTTCTTCCACGACATGGGCCTGATCACCGTGCTGCTCTCGCCGATGCTCGGCCACTACATCACGTTCATGACCCCCGCCGCGTTCGTGCGTCGCCCCGGCCGCTGGATCCGTGAGATGGCCCGCAAGGAAGGCGACAGCGGCGGCACCATCTCGGTCGCGCCGAACTTCGCCTTCGACCACGCCGCGGCCCGCGGTGTGCCCAAGGACGGCGAACCGCCGCTGGACTTGTCCAACATCAAGTGCATCCTCAACGGCAGTGAGCCGATCTCGGCGGCCACCGTGCGCCGGTTCAACGAGGCGTTCGGGCCGTTCGGATTCAAGCCGCAGGCCATCAAGCCGTCCTACGGCCTGGCCGAGGCGACCCTGTTCGTCTCCACCACGCCGATGGATGCGGAGCCGGTGATCATCTCGGTGGACCGCGACGAGTTGAACGCCGGTCGTTTCGTCCCGGTGCCCGACGACTCGCCGAAGGCCGTCGCGCAGGCCGGCGCCGGCAAGGTCGGCCTGGCCGAATGGGCGGTCATCGTCGACAACGACACCGCCACCGAGTTGCCCGACGGACAGATCGGTGAGATCTGGATCAGCGGCCAGAACATGGGCACCGGCTACTGGGGCAAACCGGATGCGACCGCGGAAACATTTCAAAACATCCTCAAGTCACGCACCAACCCGTCGCACGCCGAAGGGGCGGCCGACGACGCCACCTGGGTGCGCACCGGGGACCTCGGCACCTACCACGACGGTGAGCTCTACATCACCGGTCGCGTCAAGGATCTGGTGATCATCGACGGCCGCAACCACTACCCGCAGGACCTCGAGTACTCCGCGCAGGAGGCGACCAAGGCGCTGCGCACCGGGTTCGTCGCGGCGTTCTCGGTGCCCGCCAACCAGCTGCCCGACGAGGTGTTCGAGAACGCCCACTCCGGTCTCAAGCGTGATCCCAACGACACCTCCGAGCAGTTGGTGATCGTCGGAGAGCGCGCACCGGGTGCACACAAGCTCGACATGGGGCCCATCGCCGACGACATCCGCGCCGCGATCGCGGTGCGTCACGGCGTCACCGTGCGCGACGTGCTGCTCACCCCCGCGGGCGCGATCCCCCGTACCTCGAGCGGCAAGATCGGCCGCCGGGCGTGCCGCTCGGCATACCTGGACGGCAGTCTGCGGAGCGGGAAGATCGCCAACGCGTTCCCTGACGAGACGGACTGA